The following proteins come from a genomic window of Panicum hallii strain FIL2 chromosome 8, PHallii_v3.1, whole genome shotgun sequence:
- the LOC112902562 gene encoding armadillo repeat-containing protein 8 translates to MPATASGGARPEEAAEAASAPAASCMGTRPEELTARLAASGPAAPGAGRGGSGAGAGAGGEEAEHDRVRALREIKNQIIGNRTKKLLYLRLGAVPAVVAALAEPGASPAALVQAAAAAGSFACGVDDGARAVLAAGAVGHLTRLLAHHDEKVVDASARALRMIYQSKLAPKFDVNNGKNMDFVLSLLNSENENVTELAATIISHSCENSSEQLSLCSAGVLQKLVSLFGGSMNLRDACLDSVTAVIRNNREVASRFASTDHGKGFRSVVGLIHDRSPRTRLLACLCLIALGHASPCHFLDKQIKTKLIMVLLELIEEPGQVGDEAPLALTTLIKDSLELQKQALTTNAVEKLSNHLLANSLESRRAVTILLALSELCSKLEESRSQLMSVEASTLILEGLKHDWVDIRVAACSCLKNISRSPKVLSGGRLSCDTVIGPLVQLLYDSSTSVQVAALGAICNIAVNLTPKKSVLLHSGVVSQLVHLSKSMDPTLRLKSVWALRNIMFLLSPKDKDFIVKELTLSTLSSLICDSEHFVQEQTLALVHNLVDGYVDSANYVIGEDGMVMDAIARQLNNASAPGVCIQGMFVLANIAAGNEMNKEAVMNVLLPHRADRVKPSFVVNFLQSKDKQLRVATLWCLLNLIYPKCEASSGRVVRLQNAGVIIQVKSMINDPCLDCKLRVRMVLEHCVDNADDCFM, encoded by the exons ATGCCGgccacggcgagcggcggcgcgcggccggaggaggcggcggaagCGGCGTCGGCGCCCGCGGCCTCCTGCATGGGGACGAGGCCGGAGGAGCTGACGGCGAGGCTGGCGGCCTCGGGGCCCGCTGCCCCCGGCGCGGGCCGCGGCGgttccggcgccggcgccggcgcgggcggagAGGAGGCGGAGCACGACCGCGTGCGGGCGCTGCGCGAGATCAAGAACCAGATCATCGGGAACCGGACCAAGAAGCTCCTCTACCTCCGCCTGGGCGCCGTGCCGGCGGTCGTGGCCGCGCTGGCGGAGCCCGGGGCCTCGCCCGCGGCGCTCGtccaggcggcggccgcggcggggagCTTCGCTTGCGGCGTGGACGACGGCGCGCGGGCCGtgctggccgccggcgccgtggGACACCTCACCCGGCTCCTTGCGCACCACGACGAGAAG GTTGTGGATGCAAGTGCTCGTGCTCTCAGAATGATATATCAATCAAAACTAGCTCCAAAGTTTGATGTTAATAATGGAAAAAACATGGATTTTGTTCTTTCCCTTTTGAACAGTGAGAACGAGAATGTCACCGAGCTGGCTGCTACTATTATATCTCACTCTTGTGAGAACAGCTCAGAACAATTGTCACTATGCAGTGCTGGAGTTCTACAGAAACTGGTTAGCCTTTTTGGAGGTTCTATGAATTTGCGGGATGCTTGCTTAGATTCTGTTACTGCAGTCATTCGAAACAACAGAGAAGTTGCTTCGAGATTTGCATCAACGGACCATGGAAAAGGTTTCCGTTCGGTTGTTGGGTTAATACATGATCGGAGTCCACGCACACGACTACTCGCTTGTCTGTGCTTGATAGCACTTGGGCATGCTTCTCCCTGTCATTTCCTGGACAAACAGATTAAGACCAAGTTGATTATGGTCTTACTTGAGCTAATTGAAGAACCCGGTCAAGTAGGAGATGAAGCTCCCTTGGCGTTAACCACCCTAATTAAAGACAGCTTGGAACTGCAGAAACAAGCCCTTACAACGAATGCAGTTGAGAAGCTCAGCAACCATCTGCTAGCAAATTCACTGGAATCAAGGCGAGCAGTGACCATATTGCTTGCATTATCTGAACTTTGCTCAAAACTGGAAGAATCGAGATCTCAGCTCATGTCAGTTGAG GCATCAACCTTAATCCTTGAGGGATTGAAGCATGATTGGGTGGATATCCGTGTCGCAGCATGTTCATGTCTGAAGAATATCTCCAGGTCACCAAAG GTACTCAGTGGAGGCCGATTATCCTGTGATACAGTTATTGGTCCCTTGGTCCAGCTTTTATATGACTCATCTACTTCAGTCCAG GTTGCTGCCCTTGGTGCCATTTGCAATATTGCCGTTAATTTGACACCCAAGAAGTCAGTTCTTCTTCATTCTGGGGTTGTCTCACAACTTGTTCATCTATCGAAGTCCATGGATCCAACATTGAGGCTAAAATCTGTATGGGCTCTCAGAAATATTATGTTCCTTCTGAGTCCAAAGGATAAAGACTTCATTGTTAAGGAGTTGACTTTATCTACTCTTTCAAGCCTCATATGTG ACTCCGAACATTTTGTTCAGGAACAGACCTTGGCACTTGTTCACAATCTTGTTGATGGATATGTCGACTCTGCTAATTATGTCATTGGCGAAGATGGAATGGTTATGGATGCTATTGCAAGACAACTGAACAATGCATCTGCCCCAGGAGTGTGCATTCAG GGTATGTTTGTGCTTGCAAACATTGCTGCTGGAAACGAGATGAACAAGGAAGCTGTGATGAATGTTCTTCTTCCTCACCGAGCAGATCGTGTTAAGCCATCCTTTGTAGTGAACTTTCTGCAAAGCAAGGATAAACAGTTGCGGGTTGCCACTCTGTGGTGTCTTCTGAACTTGATTTACCCAAAATGTGAAGCCTCATCTGGTCGAGTTGTCAGACTACAAAATGCTGGAGTGATCATACAAGTGAAAAGCATGATAAATGACCCCTGCTTGGATTGCAAG CTTAGAGTACGTATGGTGCTTGAGCACTGTGTGGACAACGCCGATGATTGTTTCATGTGA